In Herbaspirillum sp. WKF16, one genomic interval encodes:
- a CDS encoding DUF4236 domain-containing protein produces the protein MGWGFRKSFKIAPGVRINVSKRGVSTSVGVKGFTVNSRGRVTTSIPGTGISHTTTLGVGKKSRARTTQSIGDTEIAQTKREVENETFATNLWQRRRAAISSYFLSHGILVGMDDVDSALSMQPHDAVFAGLTPQFSETTEAMQLLQDIGSLSLAAKEKAMKALYVIENTLDGARGTASGISEGLQDLNIATQSTPQAPKFWAYVFWVIVLGFFSLGAPQFAVVPIIVLCVGLYKKSQYKKKLVLSNEAVVKANAKLDQLIEHELTSRKYFLSNA, from the coding sequence ATGGGCTGGGGATTCCGGAAGTCATTCAAAATCGCACCAGGCGTGCGCATCAATGTCAGCAAACGTGGTGTAAGTACCTCCGTCGGCGTAAAAGGCTTCACGGTCAATTCTCGCGGCCGTGTCACCACGAGCATCCCCGGCACCGGCATAAGCCACACAACCACCCTGGGGGTAGGAAAGAAATCCAGAGCTCGAACAACACAGTCGATAGGGGACACAGAAATAGCACAGACCAAACGGGAAGTTGAGAACGAAACTTTTGCAACCAACCTGTGGCAACGCCGGCGTGCCGCCATCTCTTCCTATTTCCTCTCCCACGGCATTCTCGTCGGGATGGACGACGTCGATAGCGCTCTGTCGATGCAGCCTCACGATGCAGTATTCGCTGGCCTGACCCCGCAGTTCTCGGAGACGACCGAGGCGATGCAACTGCTCCAAGATATTGGATCGCTTTCGCTCGCGGCCAAGGAGAAGGCCATGAAGGCCTTGTACGTCATTGAGAACACGTTGGATGGCGCTCGCGGGACAGCAAGTGGTATTAGCGAAGGCTTGCAGGACCTAAACATCGCCACCCAGTCGACACCACAAGCTCCTAAATTCTGGGCCTACGTCTTCTGGGTAATTGTGTTGGGCTTCTTCTCCTTAGGCGCGCCGCAGTTTGCCGTGGTGCCCATCATCGTGCTCTGCGTGGGCCTGTATAAGAAGTCGCAGTACAAGAAGAAACTCGTGCTCTCGAACGAAGCTGTAGTCAAAGCAAACGCCAAACTAGACCAGCTCATTGAGCACGAACTGACGTCCCGAAAATACTTCCTGTCCAACGCCTAG
- a CDS encoding deaminase: MTEKPNDRLFMAAAVEEMRKSDAQVKVGAVIVVDGQIVASACRTKNEHAERAAIRLATERGVKIKNATLYATLEPCVELRPGQQVPCCADLVVSSGIKEVVIGRYDPNPNVCRQGWKRLRDGHVYLRDFHQDFREEIDGINSRFVGFFEKGMGPTGGAKVGHKDKGIFLVQFSEDDDRTMEIAWTVAGIDAAYGFASRPVEVAMARFANAFDEVDDPTAYDFRHSVRIGVGEIGIFKGPSACVLVKPKEIHSGPEYGNTDFFVNFEYQVRITKPR, translated from the coding sequence ATGACAGAGAAGCCAAACGACCGACTATTTATGGCCGCTGCGGTCGAAGAGATGCGGAAAAGCGATGCACAAGTAAAGGTTGGTGCAGTAATCGTAGTGGACGGGCAGATAGTTGCAAGTGCTTGTCGAACAAAGAACGAGCATGCGGAACGGGCTGCGATCCGATTGGCGACAGAACGCGGAGTAAAAATTAAAAATGCGACTCTTTACGCCACTCTTGAACCTTGCGTGGAATTACGGCCTGGACAGCAAGTGCCATGCTGCGCAGATTTAGTAGTTTCTTCGGGTATCAAAGAAGTAGTCATTGGTCGATATGATCCTAATCCGAACGTTTGTCGTCAAGGATGGAAGCGCCTGAGAGACGGCCACGTGTATTTGCGTGATTTCCACCAGGATTTTCGTGAAGAAATCGACGGGATCAACAGCCGCTTTGTAGGATTTTTCGAAAAAGGCATGGGCCCCACTGGGGGCGCAAAGGTGGGGCACAAAGACAAGGGTATATTCCTCGTGCAATTTTCTGAGGACGATGACCGAACAATGGAAATCGCCTGGACGGTTGCCGGCATCGACGCAGCTTACGGATTTGCTTCTCGCCCAGTCGAGGTCGCTATGGCTAGATTTGCAAATGCATTTGACGAAGTCGACGACCCGACGGCCTACGATTTTCGTCACTCGGTTCGAATCGGAGTTGGTGAAATTGGTATATTCAAAGGACCTAGTGCCTGCGTTCTTGTCAAACCGAAGGAGATTCACAGTGGCCCCGAGTACGGTAACACTGATTTTTTCGTCAACTTTGAGTACCAGGTGCGCATTACTAAGCCTCGTTGA
- a CDS encoding Y-family DNA polymerase produces the protein MKHGIIALSSNYQLYASMNNKCMAVLREYSPRVESYSIDESFLLLDGLSPLWPDMTSMGHDIRHKVQTWVGLPVGVGIGSTKTLAKLANHLAKKRPVYKGVCDLQSMAPDEAERIYASLPAGEVWGVGHRISEQLKRMRIHTVRDLRNASQASLRQQFGVRMERTLAELHGISCIPLEDVAPARKQIVSSRAYGERVTALREIEESVTMYAARATERLRRQRSTCAAVHVFVETDRFRTDEPQYNNGRTVPLPEPTDDLRVITKAAMWGLKKIFRLGIKYKKAGVMLMELSETGHHQGTLFASGVSEMSSAPLMQALDAINQRFGKDTLRLAAGLGQHRWTARFDMVSQRYTTNWNELPFAR, from the coding sequence ATGAAGCACGGAATCATTGCGCTCTCATCGAATTACCAGCTCTACGCCTCAATGAACAACAAGTGCATGGCCGTTCTGCGTGAGTACAGCCCGCGCGTGGAGAGCTATTCGATTGATGAAAGCTTCCTCTTGCTCGATGGCCTTTCTCCGCTTTGGCCGGACATGACTTCGATGGGTCACGACATCCGTCACAAGGTCCAAACCTGGGTCGGCCTACCGGTGGGGGTGGGAATTGGGTCCACGAAAACCTTGGCCAAGCTGGCAAACCACCTAGCCAAGAAGCGCCCGGTGTACAAAGGTGTGTGCGATCTTCAGTCCATGGCGCCAGATGAGGCCGAGCGGATTTACGCTTCGCTCCCTGCTGGAGAGGTATGGGGAGTTGGCCATCGCATCTCTGAGCAACTGAAGCGAATGCGCATCCATACGGTCCGAGACCTTCGTAACGCATCTCAGGCATCCCTTCGCCAACAGTTTGGCGTCCGCATGGAGCGGACCCTGGCGGAACTGCATGGCATCTCGTGCATCCCGCTGGAGGACGTCGCGCCCGCCCGCAAGCAGATAGTCTCGTCGCGGGCTTATGGAGAGCGAGTTACCGCACTGCGGGAAATAGAAGAGTCCGTCACGATGTACGCTGCCAGGGCTACGGAAAGGCTCCGGCGCCAGCGATCTACTTGCGCAGCAGTGCATGTCTTCGTCGAGACTGATCGATTCCGTACTGACGAACCCCAATACAACAATGGCCGGACAGTTCCGTTGCCTGAGCCAACCGATGACCTCCGTGTCATCACCAAGGCAGCAATGTGGGGCCTCAAGAAGATATTCAGGCTGGGGATCAAGTACAAAAAGGCCGGAGTGATGTTGATGGAGCTCTCGGAAACTGGACACCATCAAGGCACGCTTTTCGCTAGTGGCGTGTCGGAGATGTCCTCCGCACCACTGATGCAGGCTCTCGACGCCATCAATCAACGCTTTGGCAAGGACACCCTGAGGCTGGCAGCTGGCCTCGGGCAGCACCGTTGGACGGCACGCTTCGACATGGTCTCGCAGCGTTACACCACCAACTGGAACGAGCTCCCATTCGCGAGGTAA
- a CDS encoding Y-family DNA polymerase gives MSAPETSFALVDCDQFYVSCERLFNPRLCGKPVVVLSNNDGCAISRSPEAKTLGVQMAAPWFLMQDWQ, from the coding sequence ATGAGCGCTCCGGAAACGTCATTCGCCCTGGTCGACTGCGACCAGTTTTACGTATCCTGCGAGCGGCTGTTCAACCCTCGGCTGTGTGGCAAGCCCGTTGTGGTCCTTAGCAACAACGATGGCTGTGCGATTTCCCGCTCCCCAGAGGCCAAGACCCTTGGGGTGCAGATGGCCGCGCCTTGGTTTCTCATGCAAGACTGGCAATGA